Proteins from a single region of Chryseobacterium scophthalmum:
- a CDS encoding HlyD family secretion protein, with protein MKNFIKNYWAVFIPIIVLVIALVYLFQNKSPEKNKESVIGMVDAEFVDVSASLPGRVIELLVKEGDEVKEGQVVAQMKTSEIETIQAQVSEAVTVAQNQLDKINRGVEPEVLKSAENLQQIAKQQMDLMNKTYTRFQNLYSEGVISGQERDVIYFKYKAAQKELETANLNVQLLQRGNNQELKNSAQAILNQAKGADQLAQEIKDNASIKAPASGKISTMISNKGEMVNAGYPMMTIQKDNSFFVKFNLRQNQMTKIDKGSTVKMKIPGCLPEEIKGTVVELAPALGYADWVPEKQNGEFELRTFQIKVKPENINSIKGLRSGMTAQLVFD; from the coding sequence ATGAAAAACTTTATAAAAAATTACTGGGCGGTTTTCATTCCAATTATTGTATTGGTTATTGCTCTGGTTTACCTTTTTCAAAATAAATCTCCAGAAAAGAATAAAGAGAGCGTAATAGGAATGGTAGATGCCGAATTTGTGGATGTTTCTGCTTCGTTGCCCGGAAGAGTGATTGAATTATTGGTGAAAGAAGGAGACGAGGTAAAAGAAGGACAGGTTGTAGCTCAAATGAAAACTTCTGAAATTGAGACGATTCAGGCGCAGGTTTCAGAAGCGGTGACGGTTGCTCAAAATCAACTGGATAAAATCAATCGTGGAGTAGAACCTGAAGTTTTAAAATCTGCAGAAAATCTTCAACAGATTGCAAAACAACAAATGGATCTGATGAATAAAACCTACACCCGTTTTCAGAATCTTTATTCGGAAGGTGTAATTTCAGGACAGGAAAGAGATGTTATTTATTTCAAATATAAAGCGGCACAAAAAGAACTGGAAACAGCTAATCTTAATGTTCAACTTCTACAACGCGGAAATAATCAGGAATTAAAAAATTCGGCTCAGGCAATTTTAAATCAGGCGAAAGGTGCCGATCAGCTTGCTCAGGAAATAAAAGATAATGCTTCTATAAAAGCGCCTGCTTCAGGGAAAATTTCTACAATGATTTCCAATAAAGGAGAAATGGTAAATGCGGGTTATCCCATGATGACAATTCAGAAGGACAATTCTTTTTTTGTGAAATTTAATCTCCGTCAAAATCAAATGACCAAAATTGATAAAGGCAGTACCGTAAAAATGAAAATCCCAGGTTGTTTGCCGGAAGAAATAAAAGGAACTGTTGTAGAGCTAGCTCCGGCTTTAGGATATGCAGATTGGGTTCCCGAAAAGCAGAATGGTGAATTTGAACTGAGAACATTCCAGATTAAGGTAAAACCTGAAAATATCAATTCCATAAAAGGACTTCGCTCAGGAATGACTGCACAGCTTGTTTTTGATTAA
- a CDS encoding ABC transporter permease: protein MKTISQIMIREWKRIFSIPNFYVILLVIPPIIFLFYGFIYQKQFAKELPMAVWDEDQSSVSRTLIDMMEHNEYIHFTQTVYSNAEIEKLMREGKIFGAVHFPKNMESDVKKNHQSNITLYTNGAYLVPAKMIYKGAAGVIIKGGLAVVLQKAEKQGMPAEKANTLVQPIKLNTTTLYNPDFNYQMYLTPGLITVGLQMALIVAAVLILNLEFKRNTIDELLQISTSSSQIVIGKMLAHLCISWILFLLVAYVVFPVYELGKPETDFNFFLIYTLMSLACIGIGMMLSAISNNLLFVTDVALFFTSPAFVFSGFTFPRWAMPWYDQFYADIMPYTHFLDGFIKLYFMELPLSYATPEIVKLLVFIGVTFPLSVVFFQKKINQYLKENQA from the coding sequence TTGAAAACCATCAGCCAAATCATGATCCGGGAATGGAAACGAATTTTTTCGATTCCTAATTTCTACGTGATCCTGTTAGTCATTCCGCCGATTATTTTTCTTTTTTACGGATTTATTTATCAGAAACAATTTGCAAAAGAGCTTCCAATGGCGGTTTGGGATGAAGATCAATCTTCTGTTTCGCGAACGTTGATCGATATGATGGAACATAATGAGTATATTCACTTTACTCAAACGGTTTACAGCAATGCAGAAATTGAGAAATTAATGCGGGAAGGAAAGATCTTCGGAGCGGTACATTTTCCAAAAAATATGGAGTCTGATGTCAAAAAAAATCATCAGTCGAATATAACGCTTTATACCAACGGTGCTTATCTGGTTCCTGCAAAAATGATTTACAAAGGCGCAGCTGGAGTTATTATCAAAGGTGGTCTTGCGGTTGTTCTTCAAAAAGCCGAAAAACAAGGAATGCCTGCTGAAAAAGCAAATACTTTGGTACAGCCCATTAAACTCAATACAACAACATTATACAATCCAGATTTCAATTATCAGATGTATCTTACTCCGGGATTGATAACGGTTGGTCTTCAAATGGCGCTGATTGTTGCAGCAGTTTTAATTTTAAATCTTGAGTTTAAACGAAACACCATTGATGAACTTTTACAGATTTCGACATCATCTTCGCAGATTGTGATCGGAAAAATGCTGGCTCATCTTTGTATTTCGTGGATTCTATTTTTATTGGTTGCTTACGTTGTTTTTCCTGTTTATGAATTGGGAAAACCCGAAACTGATTTTAATTTTTTCCTGATTTATACATTGATGTCTTTAGCGTGTATCGGAATTGGAATGATGCTTTCTGCAATCTCTAATAATCTGCTTTTTGTAACGGATGTTGCCTTATTTTTTACTTCACCTGCATTTGTTTTTAGTGGCTTTACATTTCCGAGATGGGCAATGCCTTGGTACGACCAGTTTTATGCAGACATCATGCCTTATACTCACTTTTTAGACGGATTTATTAAGCTTTATTTTATGGAGCTTCCATTGTCTTATGCTACTCCTGAAATTGTAAAATTGCTGGTTTTTATTGGAGTCACATTTCCTTTGAGCGTTGTATTTTTTCAGAAAAAAATCAATCAATATCTTAAAGAAAATCAGGCATGA
- a CDS encoding ABC transporter permease: protein MKEVLEILKREIRNVSKDSSLFLILLLAPILYAFMYGSIYLNKGEEKVRLALIDNDGTAISRTLTQQLNSTPMIEIVPSSNISEAQEMMFQGEVQGYFYIQSGFEKNIFSLKQTNVNLVLNASRFLPSSDLLSTATKVCLTVGAGVRKTYFNKQGMGEDEAMKMTNPINMDYRPLYNSSMTYGAFLLPGLLAIILQQTLLIGVAAAFTSEREEKKLLNLYQISKQSISKMIFGKSLLYFVVFMIFGLFFSVVNFSVFDVEVRGNYFDLAVVSALFIATIIVFGMLIGSFFKTKLFAFQVLVFSSYPIFLITGYSMPYQALPRFVQILSDMLPTSPFLKTYISIVQAGGSLSENLSSIIHLIVLWIVFELLLILRIKYLVKI from the coding sequence ATGAAAGAGGTTTTAGAAATACTGAAAAGAGAAATTAGAAACGTTTCAAAAGATTCGAGTCTGTTTCTGATTTTGCTTTTGGCGCCGATTCTTTATGCATTTATGTATGGAAGTATTTACCTGAATAAAGGTGAAGAAAAAGTAAGATTGGCGTTGATTGATAACGATGGAACTGCAATTTCCAGAACATTAACACAACAATTAAACTCGACTCCGATGATAGAAATTGTGCCGAGTTCAAATATTTCTGAAGCTCAGGAAATGATGTTTCAGGGAGAAGTCCAGGGCTATTTTTATATTCAGTCAGGTTTTGAAAAGAATATTTTTTCGTTGAAACAGACGAATGTGAATTTAGTTTTGAATGCTTCACGATTTTTACCCTCAAGCGATTTGCTGAGTACCGCTACAAAAGTCTGTCTTACCGTTGGAGCAGGCGTAAGAAAAACATATTTTAATAAGCAGGGAATGGGGGAGGACGAGGCGATGAAAATGACCAATCCTATTAATATGGATTATCGACCGTTGTATAATTCCAGCATGACTTACGGTGCGTTTCTTTTGCCCGGTTTATTAGCGATTATTTTACAACAAACCCTTTTGATTGGTGTTGCAGCAGCTTTTACATCAGAAAGAGAAGAGAAGAAATTATTAAATCTTTATCAAATTTCAAAGCAAAGCATTTCTAAAATGATTTTTGGAAAAAGTCTGCTTTATTTTGTTGTATTTATGATTTTCGGGCTCTTCTTTTCAGTAGTGAATTTTTCAGTTTTTGATGTTGAGGTCAGAGGAAATTACTTCGACCTTGCTGTTGTTTCTGCATTATTTATTGCAACGATCATTGTCTTTGGAATGCTGATTGGCAGTTTCTTTAAAACTAAACTTTTTGCATTTCAGGTTTTGGTATTTTCGTCTTATCCTATTTTTTTAATTACGGGATATTCTATGCCTTATCAAGCATTGCCAAGATTTGTTCAGATTTTGTCTGATATGTTGCCAACTTCTCCGTTTCTCAAAACTTATATTTCGATTGTACAAGCAGGAGGTTCGCTTTCTGAGAATCTAAGTTCCATAATTCATTTGATTGTTTTATGGATTGTTTTTGAACTTCTTTTAATTCTTAGAATAAAATATTTAGTTAAAATATAA
- a CDS encoding succinate dehydrogenase/fumarate reductase iron-sulfur subunit: MDLHLKIWRQKNNKSEGKLVNYDLKELNPHMSFLEMLDTLNEKLIVEGEEPVEFDHDCREGICGQCGMMINGLAHGPLKNTTTCQLHLRSFKDGETVLIEPFRADAFPVKKDLKVDRSAFDRIISSGGFVSINTGQAPDATAIAVTHQTAEEAFDSAACIGCGACVATCKNASAALFTSAKITHMVLLPQGKEERSNRVLNMVKQMDAEHFGHCSNTEACEVECPQGISVLNIARMNYEYSRALFFRKK; this comes from the coding sequence ATGGATTTACACCTTAAAATATGGAGACAGAAAAATAATAAGAGCGAAGGAAAACTGGTAAATTATGATTTAAAAGAGCTGAATCCTCATATGTCTTTCCTTGAAATGTTGGACACTTTAAATGAAAAGCTAATCGTTGAAGGCGAGGAACCCGTAGAATTTGACCATGATTGTCGAGAAGGGATCTGCGGACAATGCGGAATGATGATTAATGGTTTGGCTCACGGACCGTTAAAAAATACAACAACCTGTCAGCTTCATTTACGTTCTTTTAAAGATGGCGAAACCGTTTTGATTGAGCCTTTCCGAGCGGATGCTTTTCCGGTAAAAAAAGATTTAAAAGTTGACCGTTCTGCCTTCGACAGAATTATTTCTTCCGGTGGATTTGTTTCCATTAATACTGGTCAAGCTCCTGATGCAACTGCAATTGCTGTTACACATCAAACCGCCGAAGAAGCTTTTGATTCTGCTGCTTGTATTGGTTGTGGAGCCTGTGTTGCAACCTGTAAAAATGCAAGTGCAGCTCTATTTACTTCAGCAAAAATTACGCATATGGTATTGCTCCCACAAGGAAAAGAAGAACGAAGTAATCGTGTTTTAAATATGGTAAAACAAATGGATGCTGAGCATTTTGGGCACTGTTCCAACACCGAAGCTTGCGAAGTGGAATGCCCACAAGGAATTTCTGTTTTAAATATTGCCAGAATGAATTATGAATACAGTCGGGCTTTGTTTTTTAGGAAGAAATAA
- a CDS encoding fumarate reductase/succinate dehydrogenase flavoprotein subunit: MILDSKIPEGSLEQKWDNYKKKAKLVNPANRKKLEVIVVGTGLAGSSIAASLGEMGYNVKSFCFQDSPRRAHSVAAQGGVNAAKNYKNDGDSVYRMFVDTLKGGDFRAREANVYRMAECSLNLIDQAVAQGVPFGREYGGYLNNRSFGGVQVSRTFYARGQTGQQLLLGAYQALMRQVGKKTVQLFSRHEMLDLVTIDGKARGIIVRNLDTGEIERHAAHAVVLATGGYGKIYYLSTLAMGCNGSAIWRAHKKGALMASPSWIQVHPTSLPQSGDYQSKLTLMSESLRNDGRIWVPLKENETRKGNDIPENERDYYLERRYPAFGNLAPRDISSRAAKERIDAGFGIGPLKNAVYLDFSKAIKEQGKAKIQEKYGNLFDMYLKITGYNAYEEPMMISPSAHFSMGGLWVDYELMTTISGLFALGEANFADHGANRLGANSLLQASVDGYFIAPYTIANYLSNEIHTGKISTENIEFDKAENQVKQQIEGFININGTKTVDYFHKTLGKLLYDYCGLARNEEGLKYAIEEIRKLKQEFYKNVKVSGQGDTMNSELEKAGRVADYFEIGELMCYDALTRNESCGAHFREEYQTQDGEALRNDSEFQFISAWAWKGENNEPELIKEPLIFEEIQPTVRSYK, from the coding sequence ATGATTTTAGATTCAAAAATACCGGAAGGTTCTTTAGAACAAAAATGGGACAATTATAAAAAGAAAGCCAAGCTAGTCAATCCAGCTAACCGAAAAAAGTTAGAAGTTATCGTTGTCGGAACAGGTTTAGCGGGAAGTTCTATTGCTGCATCTTTGGGAGAAATGGGTTATAACGTAAAATCATTCTGTTTTCAGGACAGCCCAAGAAGAGCGCATTCTGTTGCAGCTCAAGGTGGCGTAAATGCTGCCAAAAATTATAAAAACGATGGCGACAGTGTTTACAGAATGTTCGTAGACACCTTAAAAGGTGGAGATTTCAGAGCCCGTGAAGCCAATGTTTACCGAATGGCAGAATGTTCTTTAAATCTTATCGACCAAGCCGTTGCGCAAGGCGTTCCGTTTGGAAGAGAATATGGTGGTTATTTGAACAACCGTTCTTTCGGAGGCGTTCAGGTAAGCCGGACTTTTTACGCAAGAGGACAAACCGGACAACAATTACTTCTGGGAGCTTATCAAGCTTTGATGCGACAGGTCGGAAAGAAAACTGTTCAGTTATTTTCAAGACACGAAATGCTTGATTTGGTTACGATTGACGGAAAAGCAAGAGGAATTATCGTAAGAAATTTAGACACCGGAGAAATTGAAAGACACGCCGCTCACGCAGTTGTTTTAGCAACAGGTGGTTACGGAAAAATTTATTATTTGTCAACTTTGGCGATGGGTTGCAACGGTTCTGCAATTTGGCGGGCTCATAAAAAAGGAGCGTTAATGGCTTCACCAAGCTGGATTCAGGTGCATCCTACTTCTTTGCCACAGTCCGGAGATTATCAGTCGAAATTAACTTTAATGTCTGAATCGTTAAGAAATGACGGAAGAATCTGGGTTCCTCTAAAAGAAAATGAAACCAGAAAAGGTAACGACATTCCCGAAAATGAAAGAGATTATTATTTAGAAAGACGTTATCCAGCTTTTGGAAATTTAGCACCAAGAGATATTTCATCAAGAGCTGCAAAAGAAAGAATTGACGCAGGTTTCGGAATCGGACCTTTAAAAAATGCCGTATATCTTGATTTTTCTAAAGCCATAAAGGAGCAAGGAAAAGCAAAAATTCAGGAGAAATATGGAAATTTATTCGATATGTATCTTAAAATCACAGGTTACAATGCTTACGAAGAACCGATGATGATTTCCCCTTCCGCACACTTTTCGATGGGCGGACTTTGGGTAGATTATGAATTAATGACCACCATTTCTGGATTATTTGCGTTGGGTGAAGCTAATTTTGCTGACCACGGAGCTAATCGATTGGGAGCCAACTCTTTGCTTCAGGCTTCTGTAGATGGCTATTTTATTGCGCCTTACACGATTGCCAATTATTTATCCAATGAAATTCATACCGGAAAAATTTCAACCGAAAATATTGAATTTGATAAAGCAGAAAATCAAGTTAAACAACAAATTGAAGGTTTCATCAACATTAATGGAACAAAAACAGTCGATTATTTCCATAAAACTTTAGGTAAATTACTTTACGATTACTGCGGCTTAGCGAGAAATGAAGAAGGTTTAAAATACGCCATCGAAGAAATACGAAAATTAAAACAAGAATTTTATAAAAACGTAAAAGTTTCAGGACAAGGCGACACCATGAATAGCGAACTCGAAAAGGCAGGTCGTGTTGCCGATTATTTTGAAATTGGTGAACTGATGTGTTATGATGCATTAACCCGAAATGAATCTTGTGGTGCCCATTTTCGTGAAGAATACCAAACTCAGGATGGAGAAGCCTTGAGAAATGATAGTGAATTTCAGTTCATCTCAGCTTGGGCCTGGAAAGGTGAAAATAACGAGCCTGAATTGATTAAAGAGCCTTTAATTTTCGAAGAAATACAACCGACTGTAAGAAGTTATAAATAA
- a CDS encoding succinate dehydrogenase cytochrome b subunit encodes MLSTLSRKMLMCLTGLFLSLFLLIHFLGNLQLFLPQEQAHLQFNAYSHFLSGNIIIKIVSYVLYASIILHAVDGLIITLKNKKSGGNYQADRRGRASKWASRNMGVLGTLLLIFLVIHFQNFWYVYKFGNPPLDENGNKDLYILVVTVFKEWWYVIIYVLSMIALCYHLIHGIYSAVRTLGLYHPKFVKWFKNIGIAYSIIISVGFALMPIYVFFTAN; translated from the coding sequence ATGCTGTCAACCTTATCAAGAAAAATGCTGATGTGTCTTACAGGGCTTTTCCTGAGCTTATTTCTGTTGATTCACTTCTTGGGAAATCTTCAACTGTTTTTACCACAGGAACAGGCGCATCTTCAGTTTAATGCCTATTCACATTTTCTTTCGGGAAATATTATCATCAAAATAGTTTCCTACGTTTTGTATGCAAGTATCATTCTTCATGCAGTGGATGGATTAATAATTACGTTGAAAAATAAAAAATCTGGCGGAAATTATCAAGCTGACAGACGCGGAAGAGCCAGTAAATGGGCATCCCGAAATATGGGAGTTTTGGGAACATTACTATTGATTTTCCTAGTTATTCACTTTCAGAATTTCTGGTATGTTTACAAATTCGGGAATCCTCCTTTGGATGAAAATGGAAATAAAGACCTTTACATTCTGGTCGTAACTGTTTTTAAAGAATGGTGGTATGTGATTATTTATGTTTTGTCGATGATTGCGTTGTGCTATCATTTAATTCATGGAATTTACAGCGCTGTCAGAACCTTAGGACTATATCATCCGAAGTTTGTAAAATGGTTTAAAAACATCGGAATTGCTTATTCAATTATCATCAGTGTTGGGTTTGCTTTGATGCCAATTTATGTATTCTTCACCGCCAATTAA
- a CDS encoding anion permease → MKEINIKAVAITFAVALIIWFIPAPEGVAQNAWHLFAIFAATILGIILKAAPMGTMCMMAIGFTALTQVVAPGDAGKSITKALSGFGDKVIWLIGISFFIARGFIKTGLGNRIAFLFIRVFGKSSLGLAYGLGLADVCLAPAIPSNTARGGGIIYPIMKSMAISFDSVPDKPETHRKLGSYLTLNSYYMNLIASSMFLTGTASNPMCQKFAANLGINITWMSWAAAGFVPGLVAFFVVPLVLYKLYPPELKKTGDAPKMAAQKLKEMGPISKDEWLMLLAFFILLGLWIFGGALSIDATTTAFIGLTLLLLTSVLTWEDVKSEKGAWDTIVWFAVLVMMASSLNELGFIGWFSDLIKVKIGDMTWTLAFPVIILVYFFSHYIFASATAHVAAMYAALLSVGVAVGIPPMLLAMMLGFMGSIYGVLTHYGHGPAPVFFGSGYVDLKSWWLRGLEIGVVLLIIYMGIGGLWMKILGYY, encoded by the coding sequence ATGAAAGAGATTAACATTAAAGCGGTCGCCATCACATTTGCGGTTGCGCTTATTATCTGGTTTATTCCCGCTCCGGAAGGCGTTGCCCAAAATGCATGGCACCTGTTTGCAATTTTTGCAGCTACCATTTTAGGAATCATCCTTAAAGCAGCTCCAATGGGAACCATGTGTATGATGGCCATCGGATTTACCGCTTTGACGCAGGTTGTTGCTCCGGGAGATGCCGGAAAATCAATAACAAAAGCACTTTCCGGTTTTGGAGACAAAGTAATCTGGCTGATTGGAATTTCATTCTTTATCGCAAGAGGATTTATCAAAACGGGTTTGGGAAACAGAATCGCTTTTTTATTCATCAGAGTTTTCGGGAAAAGTTCTTTGGGTTTAGCTTACGGATTGGGTTTGGCAGACGTTTGTCTGGCTCCTGCAATTCCTAGTAATACAGCAAGAGGTGGCGGAATTATTTATCCGATTATGAAATCGATGGCAATAAGTTTTGATTCGGTTCCTGATAAACCCGAGACTCATAGAAAATTAGGTTCTTATTTGACATTGAATAGTTATTATATGAATCTCATCGCTTCTTCCATGTTTTTGACGGGAACTGCGAGTAATCCCATGTGTCAGAAATTCGCAGCCAATTTAGGAATCAACATTACTTGGATGTCTTGGGCTGCAGCAGGTTTCGTTCCGGGATTGGTCGCTTTCTTTGTCGTTCCTTTGGTTTTATACAAATTATATCCGCCTGAATTAAAGAAAACTGGTGATGCTCCGAAAATGGCAGCACAAAAATTAAAAGAAATGGGCCCGATTTCTAAAGATGAATGGTTAATGTTGTTGGCATTTTTCATTTTATTAGGCCTTTGGATTTTTGGAGGAGCTCTTTCAATTGACGCTACAACAACAGCTTTCATTGGGTTAACACTACTTTTATTAACCTCTGTTTTAACTTGGGAAGATGTAAAGTCGGAAAAAGGAGCTTGGGACACGATTGTGTGGTTTGCGGTGTTGGTGATGATGGCAAGTTCACTCAACGAATTAGGATTTATCGGCTGGTTTAGTGATTTAATTAAAGTGAAAATCGGTGATATGACTTGGACACTTGCTTTTCCGGTGATTATTCTCGTTTATTTCTTCAGCCATTATATTTTTGCAAGTGCCACCGCTCACGTTGCTGCAATGTACGCTGCTTTATTAAGTGTTGGTGTTGCGGTAGGAATTCCTCCGATGTTGTTGGCGATGATGCTTGGTTTTATGGGCTCAATTTATGGTGTGTTGACGCATTACGGTCACGGTCCGGCTCCTGTATTTTTCGGAAGCGGATATGTAGATTTAAAATCTTGGTGGCTTAGAGGTCTCGAAATAGGAGTTGTCCTGTTGATTATCTACATGGGAATCGGCGGACTTTGGATGAAAATATTAGGATACTATTAA
- a CDS encoding porin has protein sequence MSTFLTVKKHLLLSFTLFSLVLTAQVPDSIKTQSEDPVKYPQLQIKGLFQARYLVGTSKDVDVNGLHHSDGSGTNNNFMVKYMRVQVRAQISKRTEVVALANLADFKNDPKSRVLENAYLKYTFNSKLALTVGQFRPWFGIEETYPIDIIKSLDWSNQYTEFGKLGWTSFQIGMSATGQVELGNIPFQYAVSVVNGNGKNQVNDNNDGKQYSTRLVFGLAKKYNFNVGLNGGVGDAFGKKIYAVGVDLSSLINFDSKWSLDMQLEGKQATNHPLYFAVTPELRPSNPDEYLIRGAYFLPNLRYEINHKNLSAFELSCRYEYLDTNFRLNSNPRQTVTPMFGLEFLKNYGARIQLGMQFDRYKNQVENTSQYNNNLFIVQVQSRF, from the coding sequence ATGAGTACTTTTTTAACCGTAAAAAAGCATCTGCTTTTATCTTTCACACTATTCAGTTTGGTTTTGACCGCACAAGTCCCCGACTCTATAAAAACACAATCGGAAGACCCTGTAAAATACCCTCAACTTCAAATTAAAGGTCTCTTTCAGGCGCGCTATTTGGTCGGTACGAGCAAAGATGTTGATGTTAATGGGCTGCATCATTCCGACGGTTCGGGAACCAATAATAATTTCATGGTGAAATATATGAGGGTTCAGGTTCGTGCGCAAATTAGCAAACGTACCGAAGTGGTGGCATTGGCGAATCTTGCAGATTTTAAAAATGACCCTAAGTCCAGAGTTCTCGAAAATGCCTATTTAAAATATACTTTCAATTCAAAACTTGCACTTACTGTTGGGCAGTTCAGACCTTGGTTCGGTATTGAAGAAACCTACCCTATCGATATTATTAAATCTCTGGACTGGTCAAATCAATACACCGAATTTGGAAAATTAGGCTGGACAAGTTTTCAAATCGGAATGTCAGCAACAGGTCAGGTTGAGTTAGGAAATATACCGTTTCAATATGCTGTTTCTGTAGTGAATGGAAATGGTAAAAATCAGGTGAATGATAATAATGACGGCAAACAATATTCTACAAGATTGGTTTTTGGCTTGGCTAAAAAATATAATTTTAATGTTGGTCTAAATGGTGGTGTAGGTGATGCTTTTGGCAAGAAAATTTACGCTGTAGGTGTAGATTTAAGCTCATTAATTAATTTCGATTCAAAATGGAGCCTCGATATGCAGCTGGAAGGAAAGCAGGCAACCAATCATCCTTTATATTTTGCGGTCACGCCAGAATTAAGACCTTCAAATCCCGATGAGTATCTAATTCGTGGAGCTTATTTTCTTCCCAATTTACGATACGAGATCAATCACAAAAATTTAAGCGCTTTCGAATTATCTTGCCGTTACGAATATTTAGATACCAATTTTAGGTTAAATTCAAATCCTAGACAAACGGTTACCCCAATGTTCGGTTTGGAGTTTCTTAAAAATTATGGCGCCAGAATTCAACTCGGAATGCAGTTCGACCGATACAAAAATCAGGTAGAAAATACCTCTCAATACAACAATAATTTATTCATAGTTCAAGTCCAAAGTAGATTTTAA